AGGCCACCCAGGAAAGGCTAGCGGAGGTACCAGGAGAACGGAAATTTGATTTAGAATGGTCTAACTGAGATTAATACCTACTGAGGCTGGTCTAGTCTCAAATATTTGGATAAGGGAATGGACTAGGTTACTGCCTTTGATTTAACTTTATGAAGGGATCACTGAGGGAAATTATGATTCTGGACAAATGCATTTCTTAACTTAATACTAGTAATTATtgtgtttttacttattgttcTTCAAGGGCTAAGTACTGTACATGTCAATAAatgttcattgttttttttatagactTATTTACTGTCTTATTTTTACCACACGACCTAGAATAAATGAACTATTGTggatatttgtttgaaaatgtaatcTCTTTACTgaaattgacatatttttttctttaaaaaggtttGTCTTGCTTTTAAGATCTTTCCTATATACAACCCAAGGACTTGGTTGATAAAAGTTAGCCATCTGGAATGCGACAAAGGAAGCCTTCTGAGCAATGCgattgaatttaaaacatacatcaaatactgttatttaacaGGAAATTGTTGTATCAAAGACCAAATTTCTTACAATCAAAgctttgaattatttgaaattcttgaGCGGTATACCCTTCCCCAATGCTGCGAAACTTAAGTGAAGATGATATTAAACCACTGATCAATTCTAGCACCATCTGCATCGATTTCCCCGTCAGTCCGAGGTTTTAGAAAGGTGTGTCagttagaataaaatatgtgtTAACATGACTTTAGAGATGAATATATATGAGTATATATGGATAGATATATAtctcaaaacataaattttttatcttgaacTGATTTTCATTACATGATTAATAATATGGTAtatgattaataatataaacagaTAACACATATTTTGTTGCTTAATGCACTTATGAATTAAtcttaaaagtcattttttcgCCATTTACAAACGCAACTCTAAATTTACCTTCACCCATAAAATAATCCATACGTAAATTCTACATCCCATCTttcatttaagcaaaaatattagaaataaatgtggATGAATAGATACAATATAAATAACGAGTCACCAACTTTTCTTCACATTCTTCAAAGAATAAGTCTTCATTCTTGTGTCTTGACATAACTTCACGAACTTGTCGTTCCAGCCAGGCTATGATATCTGGTGCTTTCCAAATACCATAAGTACGGCCGACATACAGAGATAAAAGCTGAGTCAATGCAGGAGGAtcactaaataattttgaaaaattcatacttttttttataaagaaacttttatacTACATATAAACTAAAATGACAAAAGCATGACAAACAATGAcatttattaggtttttttcaaacataaaacattaaaatatctaacTTCATTAACTTAACACTCcatgaatcaatttttttcagaaaataatacaCTAATCCAGCaactgaatataaaataaaaaaaataaagcaattatttacTAAGAACAAAAAGTATTGTAAGTACAATTTTTCAGTACCTGGatcactaaatgaaaaaaaaataataaaaagaataaatactaaaaataatttcatttcaacctttaaagtttctaaataaacatcgtattaaaaataacatatgcCACTAGCTGACCAAAGTATTGAAGAATAATGTATTGCTTACAATAAAACACACTGACTAGAAATTCTTATCTCAATTCATATTAGGGGCTGTTTAAGTATTATATAAGCACCTAAAAGGGGAGGGGATTTGAGTTtggcttatttttgaaatgcaaagtaatgtaacaaaaaaaaaatttaaagaactaaaCTTgaggaaagaataaaaaaatcgaatataatttctcaaagaacttacaaaattaaataaagaaaaaaccaaatttttttagtgcaaaattacaattacCATAAGCTgaatttaatcctaaaattctaaattattcttattctttaGTACAGTAAGAAAGTTGACAAGACAGCTTTTCATCTACCGCAGaacgccgattatccgaactgctcgggaccgaacgttgttcggataattggaaagttgtttgaaatctagtttaaatgattattttttatgcactaactTCACACTTTTTTGCAGGTTAAGGAATAGcagtactatctaaaatagctctgtttaaaagcttttttttccagtttttaaatactttttttaaaaaatttttttttcattttgaatttttttatcatatttcagctttttatgatttttttgtcaattactgattttaccacattttctttattttccaccgcaaaagaaatccagcagtcttttgtttcaataaagGTACTCTTTATTGAGCAGCCATatcccttattctttttaaataaatcaattgaactggatcaacatcattttgatGTTCTAGCCAATCTATTGCAATATCTAATGCATTGTATTCTTCTATATGAAAAGGTTCACTATTTTAAACCTGATCACCTACTTCTTCCTCTACGTCTGCGGAGTTCcgaatttcattcaaaatttcggCAACAAtttcaacataatttaaaatttgaaatcctgGAACGTTTTCAGTGTCTCGACACTAGTCTTCTATTTCTTCTGCTGCATAACCTGGCATCTTATCATCCAGAAGATCTACTGTttcagaaatttagaaaaattattgataagttaaaaagtattcttaacttagaaaaaaaaaaaacgaattcggACAATTGGACGTTCGGATTATAAGGGTTCGGATAATCGGAGCtctactgtatttaaaattcaagaagTAGATTGTTATTGTTCAGCACTATTGATTATTCTAACTGCttaaaacatgctttttaatccaaaagaatttttttttactagggGGCTAAATCCCCTGTTCGCTGACGCCAATCAAATCTGAtaattgcttcgcaataattgctgtttcttggtataaaacaatttaaattattcaactaaaaatatatgtagtaAATAAAACACTTGTGCCACTACTTCCCATGtccaaatattttccttatgatactattaaaatctataagtgaacataatagttaatttttctaagtatcatttttgaaatagcatttaaaatttaaagtatattgttataacaaatttggttAGTTCacaaatgcaatttaatattgCTGCTTACCAAACAGacaatgatttaaataactttatcttaaaatgtaaggtaaaattacattattcgaataataataaaaataatacttctaaactcttaatttagaaatcaaacaaaatcaaaaacataataataacagCACAGTTAATTAtaacctttaaattagggaaacaaaaacatttatagaaaaacaaaaatttatataaattttatactcatggcaaccaaaccaatatgaaattttatgtgggaaaactggatcctaccatgtgattttctacccaataaaaatgtattgacaacaatggaaaactcaGACACCATCTTTCGAATTTTATAGatagtaagaaattaaaacagtCTTGCATGGGAAAAGCAAGATGGTTCCAGATTATTTTGGGAAGGACACTTTTTTGTGACAACAATGAAGGTGTTGATTTTGAcaagatatttttgataaaccctataaaatttaagaaacaaaatttttttttcttaattgaatgcaatgtattttagtaaaattatttattttatttaaattttttagaaactttaatccaattaaattgaatagtcaatcaaaaattctaaagatttctatttctcttaatttatataaaaataatatgttagtGGCatgaatttacaaatttaatttatattaaattcattccTCGAAAATTGAAGAGTAAAAATTAcgctcaaaaaagaaaataacacttaattttttgttgttttttcttttttggataGCACTGAATACAAGAATCAATTTTGGGGGAGGGGCAGAGTTAAAACATACAGTTGAAATAGCTCTctaaattttacacataaataaatcaatacttTTTTGTCTTTCATCTTAGTATATTTGCAAAATGGTAGTAtatcaaataatcaaaaaagtatatcaaaaaatttaactgatggaaaattttataattagttcaaAGCCTTAcagtgttattaaataaaatttttttttaactaaagcaatattttatgattaactaAAAGCCTTACaatgttattaaatacaaaaagtaaaaaaggcATACATATAATATGTTCATACTTTGTGGGCCTAAATAGTGGATCGGAAAGTACTGCTTTGTCAGGTTCTACGTTGCATTTATTTAACATGGGCAGCAAGAAGCCAGGAAACATAATAAGCGCATCTTGAAgctgaaaacattaaaacagttatgaaaaatatagacATGGCTCAAAATAACTCAAACTAGactgaaaatagttaaatgctatttttagcTTGGTTTGTAAAAACGCTTAAACTATAGTTGAATAATTAGAGAATAGTTATTTTACTAATCATGCaacaatatacttaaaaaaaaaatggtgttattgttgaataattataacataaatttgtGATACTTTTCCATTGTAAAAGCACAATTAAATTCagctatttaataaatttatttaaatatttcaatcttttaaaaaatatatacctagcgcctaaaaactttaaaaaataaaaaaatatacaattgaaCTTATTTGTGCCAGTTGACTTTATCCCCTGTATAGGTGAAATGCAAAAGtaccaaatttattaatatggcttcaagttttatcttcttttttttcaggcaaatataatgttatgaagaaaattagaatttctaaatatttgatattaaacaaaagaataatacttttttttttcttcatttttcgaCCAATTGGAACTCACAAACATTTTGACATGAGGTgaagaattgaaaaatcatGTTACTAAACATTAATGCGATATTTCATTTCGAACAAATTAGatcatacaaaatataaaaaaaactcctaaaactgattttatacaaatataggtatttaaaattataaacataggtcaaaatagtttaacaatatattgggaaaattaataaaaaaatttggaaaattaataaaaattaaatcttatcaAAACACTTTTTGTTCTATTAAGTGTtcagaaagtaattttgtttcttcCCAACACaggttttaattatattttttgacagcCAACTTCATACTTAGGccacataattatttattttaacagttttactaattttaaagcctaaatttaactttgaatctatgcaaaaacgtaataacagtatactctcgatatctcaaaaactttgttatgtcaaaaaaatatttttccccttgGCATTATGTATGCACTTAATGTAAATTAGAAGTCCTATGTAgaagtttcttctcaaaaccttaTTATGTCAAACATTttgtggaaataaaattttttcttttttttggaaaaatcacaatgtaagTTTATCTTTTCaccaattcttttctatttaatgcataattgttcttgtcttacttttaaaaataaaattatcattgctgcatttagacttatagtcaactatcattacatacatatttaatagtagTCATTCTTATGCTTCATGTTAGAGCTGTTATCTCGCttgttatctcgaaaacttgctatctggaacttttttttaatgttccttcaacaTAGAGAGTATATTGTATAACTCAGAATCTATATGAAACTCTTAATCTGACCTTGTATCTATATGAAAATCTAAATCTAactgaaaatagaaaagaaaatctaaatttaacccGCGATCTAtgtaaaaacaaagtttataaactgggttgaaatttaaaaatatgtgtattttataataaaaattatgttttaattggGATTCAAATAGGCCAAATTATTACTTTTgcatatgtaattttttacttaacttttcaATCatgaactataaaattaaaatctcatcatatttatgttttaagaaaattgagtttacatttttgacataaaaaatttatctttaggcattttttgaaagctttattattaaatttgactgaaattttttttttagtaaatgattGAATAAATTGGCAACcttctttaagttaaaaaatgctCAACCTGAATTATTGCAGAGTTATTACgaattaaaatacagtaaaacctctCGGGAGCGCCCACTCTCCGTTCTGTAGTAAAATGGTCGTTCATGGAGGTTGATCATTCTTAGAGGTTACCTCCAatgacttcaaaattgttatcaaaGGTACGTGATTTTTGgaaaacaagtttaattttagttagCGTCATTTTCTTGATGTGGAAATGCCACTTCTGTTGGCGTCATGAAAAGACGGAtggctaaataaaatttatcgtttataaaaatattccaaacttatataattatgtgtaaaaacaagtttaccaattatgaatgataaagctattttagataaataaacaattatgtttttttcttttaaagtttgcatttaattttacattataaaaactaattatctttaaaagatAAGAAGAGGTCTGTTTGTTTGAAATGTTTGTCTTTtctaacataacttttttttctcatttaactttcaactctttaagtaaatcattgatagcatcatCTTCAGTGCactctgactgcaacatgaggttgtatCGTCAAAAAGAactctctaaataagagccctctaaataagagcctcacaaaagtattttgaatacattttaatcttcttatttgttttgttaaattttcagttttgaaattttttaatatttcctaatTTGGCCTTTTCCGTATTTGGTGCAGTTGTTTGCCCAGTCGCTGGGAGACGCTTTAATGGTCTCTCCTAAAAGTTTTCTGAAACACAAAGTCCATGGAAAAAATTCTGTGCCTCTAAAAAGTGGTCGTAACTAGAGGTAGTCTTTCTTGGAGGTTTCACTGAACTTTACTTACCATAAGATCAGCCTCATGGGTTGGTTCATCATCttctacagaaaataaatatgtggcGAGTGCAACGGAGAACGCAAAATTTGGCAACTGGAAGAGATTTCGAGATGGATTCCATTCGTAGTAGAGTTTTATCAAATACTCATATTGGGAAGATCTCAGTGCATAGTAATCAATCATTAGAATAACTCCCAATGGATCTTCATCTGGATCTAAGctgaaaagaagaattaaaagtgagtatttgtatttaatccaaatgttttgtaaaaggTCATGTTTTTGTGTGAAATTGAGAAAAACCTTTACACAATTTagtgaaaacagtttttaattttgttttttagatttaattttactcaattttctatacttaatttgattttttattccactttattaatttaattacacttcatactaatttttctttattttaatttagatttcaaattaatttattaataaatattatttatattcatggtgcgtagccaaatctttcaacaaaaattaactcccttataagtactttttaagcactcaaaaaatatttttaagaaccaTATACGTtaccaaaatgcaaaataattttttaagactttcacatgataaaataattagtttctgacctaaagaactcttttcctgattatattagccaccacaaaaagatcaagagattttttggttcgatttcagagAGTGGaaagcttgaaattgagaatttCTTACAAATCAGAGAGCACGTGAGACagcaagaatctcaccgaatcCAGTTCTGTATGTGCACATGCGGAcctgcaagtatttcatcaaacttgAGAAATGATTGGctctttcatacgctatggaccgacgggATGCCAAAATGCATTGTGTTGGAATGAATTGtgaaacgttgaatagaacaatgtgaaaactaCGCTTTTGCACAATACATGGCAAAAattgacatggtaaagaaaaaatccaatttttgaaaagggaaaattaagcactttctaaaaacaccgaataaaaaaagcacctttaaaggcttttaaaaaacgaaaatggaaaataagtacctttaagcactttttaaaaaggctACCCACcatgatatattatttatttatatatatatatttatttacatagacttatttatttataaatacttattaatttatatacgttattcaattataatgattaaaattagaaGGAAATTAGTTCTAGTTTATTACGGATCATATTAGTCAGACTTATTTAACGGTAAGGATTTACATAGTAACTATTTAATATACGGAAGCGGTGAGAAAAAAATCGCTTTGTAATAAGAGTATTATATAATGCTGTTTCAAGTTATAAAACTGTAAATACAAAACAGTTTAagtgtatttttagaaaaaaatatacaatagacataaataaataactgtaattTCCAGTACTTTCTCTGCAATGGTTCATATCTCAATGGCTCGTTTTCAggcatgataaaaaatttatggctGGCAATCCACTATGGCTATATGgttataaatcaatatattcGTAAGTTAAATTAGGGTTAAGTATAAGtagataataaaatgaaaaaatatatgttaaattttcagcaaaatttttgcAAGTAATAAGTGCAACagaagttgaaataaataactttgaactACCAGAGCTCCAAGTTAATGCCAATTTTAAGATAAGATTAGTCTTTCGCATGTTTGTTGCAACATTTTCCTAGATTTTAGTTCTTAAGAATATTACTCAATATTCTCAGATTTCTTTTAGCTGAAATCAAGTTCCCATCTCATGAAAGCAACGTTTAAATATacactaaattaatataaaatgaatatacagtccttatatttattgtatttaatattcttaactatcaaagggataaaataaaatttgattattaatcaGCTGTTTTTATAAGCATTCATGCAAAACAATGCAAGTACAgtgtacaaaatgaaaaatataccctaaataacttttgttctaaaaaatcgaattttcatGAACTAAGTGCTAATCATAATGATTCAAAAGGagaacttcaaatatgctaattaattagagctaactattaactaaattagataataagaaacaaaactgCACTTCATCTGaagaaacataccttttttcgataAGTTTGGCTTTTTGACTATCAAAATAAGTGAAGGATAGAGAGGCAACCAGGAAATTACGGTCCCCATACTTTACACAAAAGAGTAATCAAGTGTTTGGGTttcataacattaatttaattataaattaagtttatttatttataattccgTGNtgtttattcttttgaatgtatcttgtttttcctggacctctatacaaaaccatcggggtactgagggagatattttaagcttttgcttctccctcaaatagaaatggttttgtttttaatggctaccggggccggtaccccctgaagatgtcggcttcggtggtcatatttttattttatttcatttgttttgtattgatacttttttctgaaatttctgctgcttcttagcgcgttttttttcaaagaagttttatccttttgatcttaattatttgtgttttctttcagtACTATTATATGTAAAGCATATCTATAATTATGAGCAAAATataaacttgaagaaaaatttgatttgtatgAAACATACCTAAGTAAAAGCTTACAGAATTCTAAGGAAGTACGATTACATCCTCTCAGCCCAATAATTACCAAATGTTTGAAAAGTGCAATGAAAAATGACCTGATAGAACAGAAACAagctttattagattaaaaacaaaaagaaacaaatttataacaCAATGAAACATCAATTTACAAGAATAATGCTCTATTAATGGTATGATGGCGTCAAATGACCCctaaaacaatcaataaaatttattttatttatttatttttttaatttccaatggcaggccaatttaaaagaacaaaaaggataaaataacaagaaaaacaaggcaaaaagagataaatagaACAGAATGCATAGTgacatacttaaaatttatcaataaaatttatcttaaaatttataaaatttattaataaaagaaaacaatgaagaaatagtATCTTCCAAATAGTGCTGTccagaaatcaataaaaaatattcccgATTGAAGGTATGAGGTTCTTTGTCTCTGTGGAAACAAAGAGTAAAATCATTTCTGCGATGCCATAAaaggcattacatattttctattttcttaatcaaattttaattaaattaaaccaattatttaatttttattacattttgtaaaatgcaaatataaatattttattcttttcttcacAATCAATGTAACggttaactttttaattcaatacaaatgtaaaactcattaattcacgGTCGCCAgtaaatcgaaaacaaaatcgataaataactttctttatttCCCTTGCCAAAACAATGTTTCAGCTACAGGGTTATACTAATTCTCACCATCATTTTTGGTGATTAGCTATaggcaaattattttaaacttttatattgattttggGGAATAGGctttgtttttatcaattttatttttcgaaaaaacgCCAACTATGGATCTCTTTCCATGCTTCTAACTGTCTGTTGGGAAGATAtcaatcactttttaatttggcttttgattaAGCTGGCTATGGGGGATTTATCTTCTACCCCTTCCCTTATTGataatattatgcaaaatttattagacAACTTAGAGAGTCTTACggataaaatatacttttaattttgtatctcTAGCTCTACAAATACCactgaataaaagttttattataattatgatccAGTTTTCTTCTTCAACCATCATTTTCATTATCCTGTTTTCATCACAATCTTCAATTAATCAATAACAGCTCCAATCGCAGACAACTTTGTCATTAATTTCTAAtagacgaaaattaaaaaaacaaaacaactcTTCCAAGCCAAACATTATCCAAAGAGTTAACCTCAAACCCTTATTTGATAGGACTAATTTTCCTAATCACAGAAACAGCCAACACGCAAGTCCTGTGTCATGAGGAATACTCATGATAGCTGattaatactttcatttttttgttaattgttaaataaagattattttattattgacacTTGAGTAtcagaagtaaataaatattcagttattcagaatgaaaaaagttatatttaataaaaatatatacttagaaatatttttcgtgATAAAATcgagcttaaaatatttacattttacttgATACATAAGAAAACGTTTAGCAGAAAATGCAAATGATAATGtatgtaaacaaatttcaaacttcctttaggggaaaaaaaataacattcttagTCAGAGAATGTTGGAGTTTGAATTCATGTGAGACATTAGTAATACTGAGTTGCAAGAAAATAAGGATAGATCTTGGTATTTGTGCTGATcaataaccaaatttaaaatattaaagattgaatagtcaaattttattacacacaAATACACATAAAGTTGAatcctataaaaaataaattcatgactGTGGCCctggttaatttttaatttgttttattacattGTGATGTATTGTGCattgaaaagtaaactttttaatgGTCCATTAGGGCtagttactttacttttaaatatacaagCCATAAACAAGAGGGCTAATAGTCAAAATCAAGAAGGCAGTATCAAGAGCAAGAAGGCAGTGCAAATACTGTCTTCtttcttataaagaaaatactagtgtatatttgtataaatatcaTACTTAAGTATTAATACTTACAGGTAAGTCTTTGTGCATgccaaattatttataattgacaTATTTAAGACACTTTAATatgagttataaaaattaaacaattcggtatttaaaatgttatgttattAAGTCTCCAGTCAGATTGCAAAAGAAACACATTCAtacaaaagatattatttaaaaaaaaaaactacataaattttaaaaatatcaaaaagaaaaaatgatttaacataTTAAATGCCTTAAATATTCAGATCTCTCAAAGATTACATGAATCAGCATTTTTACCTGTTTTCTGTTATTCGATAATCCAGCCTGCAGTTTCCAGAGGCAAGATTAAATAAGGGATGAAAACAACACTCCataatgaaaatagatttttctgaaagaaaaaaatatatggattaCAAACAAGCACGCACATTGGTATAAATCTAAAGACAATGGCTTGATAAATAAACTAACCTATCAGTTCAGCTGCCATTTGAGAATCATCTCCCATTTTACAAATGTCACTTAATTGTAACAAGGCATCAATGTGATATGGATAAGTGTTGAGCAATGCCTACAATAACATCTCATTACTGAGGGTAGTTTTGTGGATataaaaaacactgaaaaaaggATAttgaaatgggaaaaaaaacagaactaattaacaatatatttagcaaaaaaaaagaaaagagactTGAACAGAGTGTGTAGCCAaatcttcaaacaaaaaataagcacctaaataactagtttctgacaaagaactcttttcctgATTgcattagccaccataaaaagatcgagaaatttttcagtttgatttCAAAGGGTGGAAAacgaagtctgaaattgagaatatcttgcaaaatgcagcagagttgcacatgagagtgcataGAACTTACTGAACTCAGCTCAGTATACGCACATGCGGACCCTCAAATTTTTCATCAAGTGCTTTAATACGCTACAGATTGACAGTACACCAAAATGCATCATTGTCTTTGAATGAATTGCAAAACTGTTAAACAGAACAAAGAGAAAACTATGCTTTTGTATAATACCTGACGAATATctcattttccaaaaaaagggaaattaagcaatttttaaatacaccaaaataaaaaagcacctttaagggtttttaaaaacaaaaataagcacctttaagcactttttaaaaatgctacacaacatattaaatattcgattaagtgataaataataatttggacaAGCAcagaaaaattagcatttttaccACAATATTTTCCGGATTAAAGCTTTCAACTGCTTCCAAAAACTGAAGTTGAATAGTCTGGTATTGTTTACTGTgttcaaaagcaaaataatgtaGATTACCTTTAGTTTCCAGCAATCTCATAGACAAACCTAAAAAAGTAGAGAAACAATTATATGTATAGGTAAACAACCAATAATTAGTGTGTTAAAATAAGAGAATTCTTTACCTGGTTTTCCTATATGTGGCCAGTTCTTTTGTGACACTAAAATAGAAGATCTCCCATGCCCTCTGCCCCTCCCTcgcttttttctaaataaaattaaaaaaaatatcaatacaaattGACATATTGCATGCTCTGAAAAgtgaaacagaataaaataaattaaaattatatcatgcaccaaaaaattactttaacgtTGTTACTTGTTTGACATGAAAAGGGTGCTTTGTATGTAATCAAATGCAAACTAGATGATTTTGCAAtcagtgatttcttttttaaaaaaaagcatcgatttaagtcaaaaatatttttagtaaaaattagaaatatgctcttaagagtaaatttattatttagtttgattttattttcaaagtaatattttattgataataaaggTTTT
The nucleotide sequence above comes from Parasteatoda tepidariorum isolate YZ-2023 chromosome 6, CAS_Ptep_4.0, whole genome shotgun sequence. Encoded proteins:
- the LOC107439240 gene encoding ribosome quality control complex subunit TCF25 isoform X1; the protein is MSSRVLKKLHGEKDLAAALGIDGMSESDDGDISLRGSVDKPVNNRFELLNSVEHSLSDTEAKEDDDRENEPPTEGQERNKLEKQDSTHSTDSLKRRKKKKKKKLKSQKSTEENLDDGDDEIEASIREVNKLLGEPEAHASFHRQSCDKLPHEKSVLSIDLRSLNPDNEMKKIFGSKVVQNEQVKKRGRGRGHGRSSILVSQKNWPHIGKPGLSMRLLETKGNLHYFAFEHSKQYQTIQLQFLEAVESFNPENIVALLNTYPYHIDALLQLSDICKMGDDSQMAAELIEKSIFIMECCFHPLFNLASGNCRLDYRITENRSFFIALFKHLVIIGLRGCNRTSLEFCKLLLSLDPDEDPLGVILMIDYYALRSSQYEYLIKLYYEWNPSRNLFQLPNFAFSVALATYLFSVEDDEPTHEADLMLQDALIMFPGFLLPMLNKCNVEPDKAVLSDPLFRPTNDPPALTQLLSLYVGRTYGIWKAPDIIAWLERQVREVMSRHKNEDLFFEECEEKKKLRFVGTPRNVLRHIILSDIRDATANLPQDLVSSSMYGFDPLPPLDSISSYARPTRPVVQDDRGVLSTFFRSLLPNFNVPRDGAAAAEAPREAGAQGGDVRGDLRRSVTSLLDAMRDLISNIHLADVPNEGDVDSDEERER
- the LOC107439240 gene encoding ribosome quality control complex subunit TCF25 isoform X2, producing the protein MSSRVLKKLHGEKDLAAALGIDGMSESDDGDISLRGSVDKPVNNRFELLNSVEHSLSDTEAKEDDDRENEPPTEGQERNKLEKQDSTHSTDSLKRRKKKKKKKLKSQKSTEENLDDGDDEIEASIREVNKLLGEPEAHASFHRQSCDKLPHEKSVLSIDLRSLNPDNEMKKIFGSKVVQNEQVKKRGRGRGHGRSSILVSQKNWPHIGKPGLSMRLLETKGNLHYFAFEHSKQYQTIQLQFLEAVESFNPENIVALLNTYPYHIDALLQLSDICKMGDDSQMAAELIEKSIFIMECCFHPLFNLASGNCRLDYRITENRSFFIALFKHLVIIGLRGCNRTSLEFCKLLLSLDPDEDPLGVILMIDYYALRSSQYEYLIKLYYEWNPSRNLFQLPNFAFSVALATYLFSVEDDEPTHEADLMLQDALIMFPGFLLPMLNKCNVEPDKAVLSDPLFRPTNDPPALTQLLSLYVGRTYGIWKAPDIIAWLERQVREVMSRHKNEDLFFEECEEKKKLRFVGTPRNVLRHIILSDIRDATANLPQDLVSSSMYGFDPLPPLDSISSYARPTRPVVQDDRGVLSTFFRSLLPNFNVSEKN